From a region of the Rhipicephalus microplus isolate Deutch F79 chromosome X, USDA_Rmic, whole genome shotgun sequence genome:
- the LOC119176613 gene encoding uncharacterized protein LOC119176613, whose product MEAERITCQYFPKRFNSASAHRSHESRHLSKISGRYRCSDCGKCFVQKSSLVTHARSHTAERPYLCVVCGADFSDISCYNQHMLTHTGDRPYTCFGCAKAFTQSGNLYRHMRTCAQVRNMTPNIA is encoded by the coding sequence ATGGAAGCTGAACGGATCACCTGCCAATACTTCCCGAAGCGGTTCAACTCGGCGAGCGCGCACAGGTCGCACGAGTCGCGACACCTGAGCAAAATTAGCGGTCGCTATCGGTGCAGCGATTGCGGCAAGTGTTTCGTGCAGAAATCTTCCCTGGTGACGCACGCGCGCAGCCACACGGCAGAGCGTCCCTACCTCTGCGTGGTGTGCGGGGCCGACTTCAGCGACATCTCCTGCTACAACCAGCACATGCTCACACACACCGGCGACCGACCGTACACCTGCTTCGGCTGCGCCAAGGCGTTCACCCAGTCCGGCAACCTGTACCGGCACATGCGCACTTGCGCTCAAGTCAGAAATATGACCCCAAATATTGcgtga